AATTCCTTCTAATATAAGCTTAATTGCCACAAACCAAATTCATTTTGTCAAAGGTTAGCTTTCAGGCTCAACGTCATTGGTTCTTATTGGATTTATAATACTTGAATCATTTTATTATTCTTTAGGGAATTATCATAGCATTGGTGAGTTTTGTATAGTTTATATGACAGTGAACATTATCCAAGCACATATTTATTGAAAATATTGAATTTAATAAAACTGGTTGTCTCGTTTGAAAACCAATTGATTAAATAGTCCTCTAAGCTGCTTCTTAAATTTTAACAAATTAAAAATTCTGGCTTTTTAATTCGGTCAATTTATATTTGCGGTATATCTTAAAAAAATCATTCAATGCTTACCCATCACGTTTTATTCTGGCTGAAAGCCGATACTACCGAAGATCAAAAGAAGGCATTTAGAGCCGGACTTGATTCACTTATAAATGTAGAAACCATTAAGTCTATGTATGTAGGAACTCCAGCTCCTATAAGCAGACCTGTTGTTGATACAACTTATACCTTTTCATTGGTAATTGTATTTGAAGACCTTGCGGGGCATGATGTTTATCAGGTACATCCGGTGCATAAGGCATTTCTTGAAGAGTTCAGACAGTATTTTGAGAAAGTAGTTATATATGATGCTCAGTAATTTTCAAATTTTCTGATAATACCAAAAGCTCTTAGTTTTCCCAGACGAAGAGCTTTTTTGATTAATAAAGTATTCTCCCTAATCTTTCTTTGAAAAAGAAGAATTTAACTCACCTTGAAATCGCTCATTAGCGCCGAATAATTTAAGGGAATGTAAGGGAGTAAATTTAACCTTTTGTGATGCCACATGTTGAATTTAAAATGGGTGTAGGTATGAAAAGGATATTCGCTTATTGGGTAGTTATTCAAGTGGCTTTTTCCTGGGGGTGCAATAGTAATAGCTCAGGAAATGATACGGAAGATCGTGTTAAAAGCGAGCAGAAGGCTTTGAAGAAAAGATCCAAGTCAGAGAAGAATCTTGATAAGCAACACGCTAAAGAGAACGTGAAATTTGAAAAAAAGAGAATGAAAGCTGATGAAAAATCAGGCAGCGTTATTGAAATTCCCAAAAGTGAGCGTGGGGTGGAAGAAGCGAGAAAGGATAAAAAGAGAATGGATAAGGATATGCTCTTTTGATTTTTGGTATTATTTTGTTATTTAATTATATTTTTTTACCTTAAGAGAGTAAACAAAAACTACTCTTATGAAAAATTTTTTTTATTATGCAATTCCATTAATGGTATTTTTCAGTGCTTGTCAAAAAGAGAAAAAGGATTTTATTGGTCCTGAATATAAAGTGGCAGGAGCCAATTTCGATCTTGTTTCAAATTTTTCACCTAAACTGAGCAGCGTAAATTTTGAAACAGGTGATCAGCAATCTTTCAATGCTCAGTTTAGCGAACGCGTAACATGGACAATCACCTTGAAAGGGCAGACTTCTCAAGCTGTAAAGACTATTACAGGCTTAAGCGATAGAGTTGATGAAAGTAATTCACTGTGGTTAGGTACACATGATGATCTAATGTTCTTTCTCTCTGGAGAGGAAGTTGAAGCAACCCTTTCTATTCTGGGGGTTAAAGATCCTCAAAAGCTGAATTTTAAAATCGCTAGTGCCAGAGTTTATCCAGGCGCAAAAGAGATGGGAAGTGGTTTTGAAGGATTTCAATATAATCATCTTGATTGGTATTACAGTCCTTATCCTAAAACTACTGGGGAAAAAGTTTCTACTCCGGTAATTGAGGGAAATTATGCCTTTAAATTGTCGGGAGTAGATGATAATAATGATTATTTTATTGGTTCAGTAAGGAGAAATTTACCGAGGAATTTTCTTACTTCAGCAACTAAAGATTTTTATGTAAATGTATTTGTTTACGGAATTGGAAGCAATACATCCACTCTGAAGATATCGTTGAAGCATGACTCTGATTCAAGACTCCCGTATGGGTTACCTCAAGGGTATGCTGATACTCAGGATGATGCTTATGAATATTCTATACCTTTAAATTTTAAGGGGTGGCAACCATTTAGCATTAAGTATAGCTCTTTTACCAGAACACCAGATAGAGAGTTTGGAGGAAGTGGTCCGAATACTAAAGACCCAAGCAAACTTGTATTTGTAGATTTTACATTGCTTACAAAAACAGTAGGAGAGAAGGCTGAAGTTGTTTTAGATTATCCAACTATTACTTTTGAAAGGCCATTTATGCCTTAAATAAGTTGCTAAAATTACCAGTTTTTATAAGGAGCTGACTATTAATAGTCAGCTCCTTATGTTTATGCCAAAATCTAATGTATAAATAGTATTAATCCGGATAAAAATACTGTAACCTTTCAGCATTATTCTTTTAAATCTTTGAATGTGTGAATAAAATCTTTGAATAGTCTTTTAATGAACAGTTTTTTTTTCCCATTTTTAAAGGTTTAAAGTAAAAAAAACGTATACTATTTTATAATTATTAAAATTTATTTTGTTTTATGGGGTTAGGATTTTCGATTAAAGGGAAGGTAGGTGGAACAACTGATTCAGAATCAATTCTTCAAATAATTGCAGATTACACTGAGGCTGAAAGTAAAGGAATTTTTGCTACTTTTCTCGAAATTGATCTGGAAGAGGATACACTTTATCTAAGCTTTCATCCTTGTGAAGAGCCGGTTAGCTTATTTGTTGAAGACGGAACACTCTTCTGCTCTGCAAAAACCAATAGTGTCGGACCTGGTTATCATGCTTATCTCATTGACTTTTTTGAAAAGGCTGGTAAAGACTTGTCAATAGACTGGGTCTGGAATGAAACAACTGATGATGAAAGCTATGGCGATGAGACAGGGTATCAGGAACATAAAGATTTTAATGATTTGCAGGAGTGTATGGCTGAATGGCTGCAAATGCTCTCTACAATATTCCTGAAAGATGATCAGAAAGGATATCTGGTTTCACTTCCTGCTAATAC
The Sporocytophaga myxococcoides DSM 11118 genome window above contains:
- a CDS encoding Dabb family protein translates to MLTHHVLFWLKADTTEDQKKAFRAGLDSLINVETIKSMYVGTPAPISRPVVDTTYTFSLVIVFEDLAGHDVYQVHPVHKAFLEEFRQYFEKVVIYDAQ